The sequence GTGCTGTCACTCCAAATGTTAATGTGTTGGCATgtagaatctgaaattaaaaatatacaattatAATACAAAACAGCTTGCTTTTTTTATATTACAACTACTCTTCTATGAAACTTGAGTgttatgaaattcaaaaaaaaaattaggaagcGGAAGGAGGGCGGAGAACAAAACACTCAATTCCCGATTTTCTTTCCATATTGCTACTCTATGTTCGAGAATTCAACAATGAACCTTAccttattatatttttaaaaattgaaaacaggTGTATCGCTATTCAATTTCGAGAACATTTGAACAAAGATTTACagtaaattgatttttaagacACTATAGTAAGAAATTGTCCAACAACTAAttatttgcttattttttctttcgtttcaAATAGTTTAACTTTATTCTAAATTACTCTTCTTTCCACAGTTTGAATAATAACACTACTTGTTTTCCTTCTTTATTCGCTTCCAAGAACTACATGTTAATTTGCAGTTCTGTATAATTCAGATGAAATCTGAAGTTTgtgttgaaaaagttaaagGGCCccaatacaaatttttttgattgccAATTGTAGAAAATGGAATCTTATCATGCCCTTTGGTCAAGTGAACATCCATCATATCCTCTCTGCAATGTTTCTTTTGCGGATTCTTTTGGGAAACTGCGGAACACAATGGCTTATAGTCATGAAGTGGAAAGGTGAAGAACACcgtttttttcctttcttgTGCTCAAGTTTGCTCCTGTACATAAGAGGAAAGGCTTGTTCATGCATGCCGAAACAGCTATTTATTTTATGtgcacatttttaaacaacaaaatttcacagaaaaactTTAATACTTCATTGGTATCCAATGTAGTTTTAAAGTGTTGTCTACAAACTCTTCACTATCTTACCGTACAAACCTAAAACCAaagcaaacatttttccaaacgTAGCAGAAATATTGTGTTCCTTTTTCCCCATCatctttcttcaaaaaaagatgGCAAAGTAAAGTAACCAAACTTAGTGCCTACGGGTTGTTTGAAGTGCGATGGGCACGAGTAGAAGTGCAAACAGAGAATAGCCGAATTCGGATCAAAGGCTACTCAAAGCGCTTCTTCcctttgcttctttttttgaaatcctccCATTTTCACTTTGCAAACTCCCAGCAGTTTGATGGAATGATTATGACCTGCTAACCTAACGAGGAACGGAACAccatttcaataaaaaactgtATCTATCCCATTCATCTTCAACGTATTCCATATTCCGTCAACCTTTTCATTGTTGTGCGAATAGGTTTTGCTGCATTTTTTGCCCCTCCCGAATCTCATGTtccttttttgatttcaaatgcGACTCCTTGtttttcaacaacaacagAGTAAATGTCTGGTTGAGGACAGATGACTAAAATGGCCAGAAGGGCAGCTGTGTCATTGAATACGGTAGAAGGGAGGGGGGCACGAAGGCATAGTAGAATACGGATTAGTAAACCTCAAGAAGATTCAAGACGCTAATGTTTctgtttctcaaattttcattccTAGATGCCATCCAAATTTGACGCGGGTTGATGCGTTTGTTTAGAAATGCATCGAATAATTGTGTGACGTATTGTGAAACGTGATTCcattttgtaaacttttatGTTATCAATGGTTATTTTGATCACCTGTGTTTATCTTTCCCAGCCTtgcaaaataccaaaaattataaacaaatGGAATGTGCCAACCTTTCCCGGTCTGCGAAGAAAAAATggtgtttgaaatttgaaaatgaacttaattgtttttgtttttatttcaattttatgagaTTGATGTCATTTTCTTTtatattcttcaaaataagATATTCTTATATACAAAAAGTACGTTTTTgtccacattttttttgcagatttttatgAAGTGTGGACTCTGACCCATTTTAGTACAAATttagtttcataaatttttttactttataaACCCGAAATTCAAAGATTGTAAACAAATGTTAACAATATGGGTATTGAATATGATTATACGTACATagtttttataaagtttttcaaGCTTATTTTCCTTCAGGTACCTTTACatattcaacttttaaaaattaataaatgattTATGACCTACTGGGCTTATCTTGAACCTTCAAAGTTGTGATAAACTTCTCCGACACCTCATAAGACGTTTCTCAAGTTTTTGTCCATTTCCTCTCCCCAATCTTTCCTTTTCTCTTCCGTTTTTGTTCCGTTTGACCACTTAACCCTGATCGCGCTCCCATTCTGATGATTTTGATGAACCTGCCACTCGAGAGGATCAAACAtttcatcacaaaattttttgaatttttgttaccTCTACCGCGTCGATCTCTAGCCTAGCCTCATTTTTCTGGTAACCCTGTCGTGTTCTCGAGCCTTtctttgttcttcttttttataaGTATCCATTTGGCTTCACATCGTTCTCAGCTGCCCCCAGCGGCAGGTGGTTGGACCTCTAACACGCGGTAATAAAACATGAACAAGGATTTTGTTAGGAAATTATTGCGGGAAAATACATCATCTCTATAAGAAAATCACCGCTCATTGCCCTAAAATAACCAGATCATTTTCGATGACACTTGTTATAATCAAACgcttttcaagtgtttttccgttgttgtttttcaaaactttttcaaaaacggcCCATCACTAATATCACTAAtaattttacgaaatttttgatatcttttcAACTTCTTCGACAGTAAtctattattcaaatttttgatccaGTACAAAGTCACACTCTTCTTTCACATTCTACAAGGTCTCAAATAATGTAAGTCTTTCAAACAGTGCACCTGCGTGAAACGGTATACTTCAAGAGGAAGGGGGAAGTAGGGGCGCGTGATGGTAAAAGTAGTTGGATGAGGATACTTTCTTTCTTCTGGTATTTGCATTGTGCTCTGCCGTAAGGCAAAACAGAGCTCCCACAAATAACAAGGGAGTACACTTGAGCCGTGTGGCGGCACCCGTATTTTGTTAAGATCATACGTgaaagcatttcaaaaattattgccTAATCGCTAAAACCACTGATCGtcacaaaaatctgaattaaattgttttaatcgctttttttgaataaaaaatgttcccaAATCCTGCGAAGAGTTTGTTATAATATTTGGTCGTTTTAAGCATTTTCCCAATGGCTGCACTCCGCTTATAACTGAACGGAAATTgacgtcaaaatttttttctgaaacggcatacaatttttcaattttgtgtttttccaaatgtttgcCAACGGAGCCTACTGTTATAGACTTTGGTGACAATAAAACCTTGCGTCATATGACCCGTAGGATAgaatttctcttctttttctctaaaattgaGCATAAGATGACGTGAGTTAGAAGCtgagtattttttgtttgtgttgttgttttttatctTCTTTTGCATgtccacaaattttcaaaaacttgaccAAAAATCTCCATCAATATCTGgaactttcaaataatatttttagtatAAAAGGTAGCGTTTTCGTTATGCTCTAACAAAATAAACACtttgaaaatacttttcaatATCTGTaagatttgtttttaatattccttgaacccccccccccccatctaATTCTATTATGAAGTCACCTAAGTACGTTCCAAAATTCGTTTAAAATCATACTGTATGTAGTCCGTTACCAATTTCTCGCGGTCATTAAACTTTCGTTATAATCTTGAGGAGAAGTGAATACCAAATGAGTTCGCATACTGAAACAGGGACAACAACAACAACGGTTCTAAGCAATACCATCCCGAGACACAccattcttctcattttcggaAAGCTTCTGCCTAATCGTGTGTATCGTCTCACCGCCTGGGTGTAGGGGGAAAGCCCCGGCGCAAAAGGGTGTAATAAATGTATTAGTCAGTCAGTGTCTACGTATTCCTACTTGGGTGGGGGAAAAAGGAAGGCATGACTCAGAATGTCAGTCCATGTATCTGTACACGTACAAATTCTTTTATTCTTTTATTCTCTTCCATTCAATGGTAGGAGTAGCTGGTTTAAAGCCAACAGTATCCATCATCACAGCCCATCAGCACTTTGTCGCGTTTTTTCGCACTCTTTTTTCACACCTTTTGAGTTGTTTGCTAAAAAGCTCATTGTGCATTGGAGACTGGAGACTCAACCGGCTGGCACAAGTCCAGAGCCGAAACGATAATTTCTTGACCTCAATTCGattattctttttctttcgCTTTCTAATCAAAGAATAATTGAATCTGAACACATTTGCTCCTTTTCTCACACTTGTTGACAGCTTTTCGTCCAGAGCAAATTAGGCAGAAGGTCTGTCGAAGAAAAATAAGTAGAGCGGTTCAATTAACTCttcattttcctcattttctctctttctccgTCAAAATGACACAAGGCATATGTCCAATACTAGAACTTTCACCCTCTTGACCCACTCGctttttgaaggttttaaCTGCTGTATTTCTTAAAGTAAAGTTTACACGTGTTCCATTAAAAAGtagtgttttaaaatttcattctcAAATTATTTCTGTGCCTTTTTTCCTTACTTTCTAAAACTGTATTTCAAATGTCTGggcataaaaatttttagagtttctttccaaaaaataacttttccaaaaacagaaatttcagaatgtttaattttttcgaattatacTGAAAACATTAAACGTCTCAGTTCATAATTTAAGACCCCTGAGGGGTCATTTTGTCGCTTAAAATTTGCAGCGCCTCcagtgaaaatttccaaacagtATCTGTCCCGCCCtagtttgttcaaaaatttgttttagtcTTGAGTTTTTAGATGGTTAAATTTGGTTCTAAAGTGTTAGAATGCCATTGTGAAACGTCGcatgaaaatttcatgaaaccTGTAAACAAACATGTTagaaggaaaaaagtttaaacatcagatccaattttctggaatgtAATAGGTAGATGTCAGCTCAGAGAAAATATGTTCAATTACTGGATTTATAATCAGATTTTCCTAATAgttcttcttattttctatGTTTCTTACATGAagctgaacaaaaaaaactataaacgaGCATTTTTTAGATGATCAGACACCTCCAATCCTAGAGAACACAATCGTCTAGGGTTTCCCAACAACTTTTCTTGTTAGTCTTTCTTTCTGTTTCCATCCTTTCTCATGGGTCCTTCCCACTTGTTGGGTGTCAAAGAGTGAAATGACACAGGAAATGGAGACGTTTGGTGTTTGAGAGACACGGCATATGTGCAATCGGAACAGATCTATTACTCCCTTAATTGTTCGCTGGTCCCTCCTTTTTGTTTCCATTTCTCCTTGTTTGTCCTCTTCCTTTTATCTTTAGGATTCGGTTCCAACCAGTTAGATAGCATCGAACTGACTTTTGTAGATTCTCAACCCTGCTTTTGTGTCGTTAAAGACTGTAAGTTTGTGTCAATGACCCCTCTTCCGACTTTGAACCAACTTCGTTGACaaacattttcattattattattatttagtCATCACCTCTCAACACGCACACATTCATTTTTCGTGTACGCCcgtctttttcactttttaaatcCGGAAAAGACGAAAAGACGCTTGAAATATGCAAATAATAGTGGGGACAGATGAGAGAGAGACCAAAACGGGCGAAAATGAAATGAAGACCGCTACGGCATTCACGTTTAGTGGACACGTAAGATCAGTTTttcctaaatattttttccacttaCAAATTCAACCTTGCTAAGTGATGTAAGAtctaagtttaaaattaactgAGCCCAATCATTGTGTCAAAATAACAACGAATTTGTTGGCCTAAACTTCAAGGctttaagaaaaatatatcGTCTTAGGATAATCTGTCAAGAGCAGAAAAAACGACAtcttcttaaattttttgatagccaCCTAAGAAGATGTCGCTGGGCTAATGTTGACGTTTGTGGCTTTCatctttctttatttttcttcaactttcatttttgagtctcaaattctacaaattctttattgaaaattacacGTTTGGAAAAGAataataatatcaaaaaatacaaactttCGCGAAATTTATTTCCGATCTATCTGATAAGCTGAATTTCTCTCCTCATAACTTTATCGTTATTGTCATTGTAATGTTTTATCGATGGGAGGATCCCAGCTTGTCAGGAAAAGCAAAATTAATGTCGTGAAAAATCTGCGattgcatttttctaatcATAGTAATAATTTAACCAAAATTCGCAAATCAAATGCTTGTTTACAGAaaattcttttgttttttcaccGAGCCCTGAAAATAACATCTCTTAGCAAccagttgttgttttttaacgTTTAATTTCTCAGCTTTCAACTTCATTTTgggcatttcaaaaaactttccattttcagaaaccaTGCCAGAATCTCCGCCACCATCATATAGCCCTCGCCGCCCTCCTCCACCATACGAAGAGCAGAACAATcgaaatgcaaaaaaggtGAGCTTTATCTTCTTGTTCTTCCCCATTTAAAACCTTGACTACATTTGTTATCTCCGTTGGCGACGACGTCAGATTTTAAAAAGGGAAAAAGGAGAGCAGAAGAGCACATTCAATttatatttagattttttatttcggaCAGAGCTCGgttctcaattttctttgccctcctctttttttaaaatcgcaATTCGTGGGAAACGCtattcccgttttttttctattctgcTTATGGCATCTTTCCCGATGTATTTATATTATTTCCAAGTAGTTTGCGCAAAGTGTAGTTGCAGGGAGCATGCGTAAAcacacctttaaaaatttgataacaaTATTTGTTATGGGCATtgctttcttgtttttcttgaaCGTTGTTTACGACTGGCAAAAGTTATTTCTGATGGAGCTAGATGATATGAAAGAGGGTTcatgaaatggaaaaatgcttcttcaaaaataaagttaatCAGTTTAGCTTGGAGACGGATtgcaaatctttaaaaaaatttattttccaacatAGCTTGTCCGCTTCAGACGTACGCACATGTAACGGAATTTGAATCTCAAAAGtatgaaatgtttttgaattcgCAAAATTTCCCTCAGATTTacttaaagaaaaattaaaatcaactgaaaaacctaattataaaattgttttctaccAAGttcttttttatataaatacgttttttatttaaaaaaaaatcggaaaatgtaTCTAATTTCCCTTCTtggtataattttttgttcaaaccaacaaaaagtgatttccaaaaaacgttCATTGatgttatcgatttttgtaggTTCTCATTAGAATTTGAActcaaatttatttcacaGCGATTTGGGTCTTGTcacaattcaaaataattacgcaacgcttttttctgaaacaatgTCAGTGAAATCAAAGCTATGTAGGTGGAACCAATTCGAGACcgttttttgtcacttttttccagTTGGGACATCAAAACAGCAAAAAGAAGACAATTTGCATAAAAGGCGACCAAAAATAAACACGATACAGCCTAGCCTATTCAATTCTCATACACTTTTCTTCTCTTCCGATGGGTTTAACGACCacctatttttcgaaaatcgcaTTATTTCCACAACTTTTCTATTCTATTTCATTCATGGAGCTCCAAATATTGAAAGGAGCAGTGTTGTTGTCTTTccctttaaattttcatttcagttaCGTACATCATAGACATAACGGGCAACTTTGgcgttttttctttaatgcTAAAAAGAGCTTCATCATCACTGCTCTagattttcttgaattctttTCAAGAGACagcaaattgaaataaaatatgcgCTTCTAGGTTATTAAAACTTTTGCATTTTGACATCAGCATCAGATTGAATGAAGAAGTAGCCCTATTCAAAAAGTGCTCATAGATCTCTGACGAACATTACTTTCCTTGATGAAATCTTAGAGTACTTTCATTTTCAAGCATTATAGGgcttctgtttttttgttcattgcTCTCAGTTGTCTTAAAAACGGTCTCAAAACGTTtggttttaaattcaattacaataaatacaaaaaaacaaagacgAAAAGACACATAAGAAAACTGTAAAAGACGGGAATCTCACTCGTAAATTTAACTATTCTCCTCTCTCTGCCATATACATAAAATCAGAGTCGATcgttttaacatttttgtgcATCGATTCAAATGTTGTTCGTGCTTCCGTATTTCAcatcaaataatttcaggaaTCAACAATGGGAACGCCGGAACACCACTACAAAGTGTCACCACCGCCATTTGTCCCACTAACTCAACCGACAGTCATTGACGTCGAACAACTACAAAATGTGGTTCTTCCTGGTGGACAACCCAACCCGACAGTAGTTATCGTAACGACTCCAAAGCCAGCCCCCTCATTTGCCAGTTATGAGACTACATGCTACAGTTGTGGGGTAGGTAATTCATTTTgttaattatgaaaattttacattcaGCTAATGAGCTTTTCAGAACTCAATACAGTTCTGACCTTACCAGTACTTTACCTACTagtaaatttgtgaaaaaaaacaacctaGACGTGACAATAagtctcaaaaatcaaaaatgcacaattttgaagatcgatagttttatcgaaaattttaaaaagggatagcgaaaaatctaaaaattgaatatcgaaaatcaggaaaagtttgtggaaaaattaacGAGATTGGACTTATTTTATAGATTTATCAACACTTTTCTatgaaaactaatttattaaaaaaaaagaaatgattggaaaaaaaaattaaaaacacattttgcaAACATATTTACttacggattttttttgtaaaataaacaaataaataaaaattctaaaacttttatttcagaaatacgTACATACCCTTCCGAAATTTGTCATCGGCTCACTAACGTGGATAGTCTTCATTCTAGTCCTCATTTGTTTCTTCCCACTTGCTTTTGTTCCATTTTGCCTCGACAGTTGCAAAGATGCTCATCACTACTGTCCGCGCTGCAATGCACTTCTTGGTATCAAGAAGCGCATTTTCTAAGTGTATTCTTGTTTAAACCTTCTTTTGTTTCATGACCATCACGTTTCCATATGCCAAATAGTCACTGGTAATCAATAAGTGTACATTGCAAAATTCATGTTGTCAATcaatccaaaaaagaaaacaaaactcGAGTTTTCGAGTTGAAACCAACCTCCCCCATACAACTTACCATTCTATTCATGATTTACTCTagtgaatgatttttttgtcttGTTATCAAGTATACATCAGCTCAGTGTTGATTTAGGTCGAATAGGGTCAAAAAGCATGTACCAaggaatttcaataaatttcttcCTATCAACATTATCTGTCTTCTATCACTGTCTCTTTTCCCATTGTGATGTTTGTCCcttaaaatcacttttttctgctggtttttttttcttatttttcctatttctctCACGTTtccaagttttaaaatgtttgtcaTACTTTTAAATGTTATCTTTATTGTACTTATTTCTGAGAaagaaatacattttgaaCGTTGAAGAATTGTTGTGATcggagaaaattgataatcatGGGGAGTTTAGAAGAAACAGAAGGAACactaaaagttttataaaatgagAACTGTATCAAACTGAGAAGATTTTAAAAGCGCAAAGACACACGTAGCAAACTGGGTGGATGAAATTCCGGATGAAAAATGTCACTGAGTTCAGGGATAAAGGAAAATGtcaggaaatgagaaaaaataaaacattatttaaagGAATGCAAAACACGATTCAATAAGTGCTTGAATCTGTGGGCAGGATGCTTCCGGGAAGTAACGTTTTGCAAATTCACAGTTCTTCTGAATCCATTCAGATGGATCCGTAATATTGAACACCCTTGTGAACTTGTTAATTGCAGCacactaaaaataaaacttcaaatatatttgaaatacagcgttttgaaaattttaaaaataattgtataaTATGTATGAACGTAAAACTGGAACAAATTACAAATACCGTATTTTCAGGGATTATCAGCATTTATTTCGGTTTGCCtaaactaaatttgaaaaaaaaaccctaatAGTATTGTACTACCTGGTGCATTCACTGCATGAAGCACcgcaaaaacatttcaattatttttttgcttattttccGGTTCCTAGttctaattgttttgtttcaaattattaaacCAAATTATCTATAATGGTTTGCAATTTATTTACATTACTAGTCTTAGTTTTTGTCTATGTATTTCTTgtgttaaaattaaacaaaaacccATCAGGATTGTCAGTCCTGCGAACAGTGATTGTCAGTCCTGCGAACAGAAACTATATGTAAAAAGGTCAAGTAGTTGAACTGTATAATTTTGAACACGTATGCCTTTTTGAAACGTTAAAAATTACAGCTTTGATTTAGCCCACTTAATCTGACTCACCTGTG comes from Caenorhabditis elegans chromosome X and encodes:
- the F16F9.1 gene encoding LITAF domain-containing protein (Confirmed by transcript evidence), producing the protein MPESPPPSYSPRRPPPPYEEQNNRNAKKESTMGTPEHHYKVSPPPFVPLTQPTVIDVEQLQNVVLPGGQPNPTVVIVTTPKPAPSFASYETTCYSCGKYVHTLPKFVIGSLTWIVFILVLICFFPLAFVPFCLDSCKDAHHYCPRCNALLGIKKRIF